The proteins below are encoded in one region of Drosophila santomea strain STO CAGO 1482 chromosome 2R, Prin_Dsan_1.1, whole genome shotgun sequence:
- the LOC120444560 gene encoding uncharacterized protein LOC120444560 isoform X2 — translation MWQTVGAWSSKCHKSPQEPPSHQPQDQIQIQIRALRFGPTLRSKFTNTSAECSKEFCSSIRGWLTAKGELNLDIQLNRTLRNGLRTTITLLQLIDAKDRYQTLFSYDMDTCKTLRELLQSSLMKVWLRNVFKYGNLAERCPIPPASYNVRNFQLENHSIPGYLPAGFYRLHDTNYYGKPKGRHRRSVATFILDIKFY, via the exons ATGTGGCAGACAGTTGGGGCCTGGAGCTCCAAGTGCCACAAGAGCCCCCAAGAGCCCCCAAGCCACCAGCCGCAAGatcagatccagatccagatcaGAGCTCTGCGATTCGGACCAA CTCTGCGAAGCAAGTTCACCAACACGAGTGCAGAGTGCAGCAAAGAGTTCTGCTCCAGCATCAGGGGATGGCTAACAGCCAAGGGTGAGCTGAACCTGGACATTCAGCTGAATCGCACCTTGAGGAATGGATTGAGGACAACGATTACCCTCCTGCAGCTGATCGATGCCAAGGATCGGTACCAGACACTCTTCAGCTACGACATGGACACCTGCAAGACGCTGCGGGAACTGCTGCAGTCCAGTTTGATGAAGGTCTGGCTGAGGAACGTGTTCAAGTACGGGAACCTGGCCGAACGCTGTCCCATTCCGCCA GCCAGCTACAATGTACGCAACTTTCAGCTGGAGAACCACAGCATTCCGGGGTATTTGCCAGCGGGATTCTACCGCCTCCACGACACAAATTACTACGGAAAGCCCAAGGGCAGGCATCGCCGTTCGGTGGCCACTTTCATACTGGATATAAAGTTCtattaa
- the LOC120444560 gene encoding uncharacterized protein LOC120444560 isoform X1: MLLLLCLILFFCESFTLRSKFTNTSAECSKEFCSSIRGWLTAKGELNLDIQLNRTLRNGLRTTITLLQLIDAKDRYQTLFSYDMDTCKTLRELLQSSLMKVWLRNVFKYGNLAERCPIPPASYNVRNFQLENHSIPGYLPAGFYRLHDTNYYGKPKGRHRRSVATFILDIKFY; the protein is encoded by the exons ATGTTGTTGTTACTCTGCCTGATACTGTTCTTTTGCGAATCGTTTA CTCTGCGAAGCAAGTTCACCAACACGAGTGCAGAGTGCAGCAAAGAGTTCTGCTCCAGCATCAGGGGATGGCTAACAGCCAAGGGTGAGCTGAACCTGGACATTCAGCTGAATCGCACCTTGAGGAATGGATTGAGGACAACGATTACCCTCCTGCAGCTGATCGATGCCAAGGATCGGTACCAGACACTCTTCAGCTACGACATGGACACCTGCAAGACGCTGCGGGAACTGCTGCAGTCCAGTTTGATGAAGGTCTGGCTGAGGAACGTGTTCAAGTACGGGAACCTGGCCGAACGCTGTCCCATTCCGCCA GCCAGCTACAATGTACGCAACTTTCAGCTGGAGAACCACAGCATTCCGGGGTATTTGCCAGCGGGATTCTACCGCCTCCACGACACAAATTACTACGGAAAGCCCAAGGGCAGGCATCGCCGTTCGGTGGCCACTTTCATACTGGATATAAAGTTCtattaa
- the LOC120444561 gene encoding uncharacterized protein LOC120444561 — MVLRKFLYCWPLKYGVVTVGIAFGLADFIVGSIGWDMVISNKYPDYVVEFFRTMDTQICVAGFATLFWLMMLDHFLLIYAVFYNKLLIIGTWLLINYMVFLFTLVTVLLDSLLILRIIALGYCLIVVKSYYSELTTGLDVDSESSEGAIGSDNESNP, encoded by the exons ATGGTTTTAAGAAAATTTCTGTACTGCTGGCCTCTGAAATATGGCGTTGTTACAGTGGGCATTGCCTTTGGACTAGCGGACTTCATCGTGGGCAGCATTGGATGGGATATGGTTATCTCAAACAAATATCCGGACTACGTGGTCGAGTTCTTTCGAACCATGGACACCCAAATCTGCGTGGCCGGATTTGCAACCCTGTTCTGGCTCATGATGCTCGACCACTTTCTTCTGATCTATGCTGTATTTTAC AACAAACTTCTGATTATCGGAACCTGGCTGTTGATAAACTACATGGTATTTTTGTTCACCCTCGTCACCGTGCTGTTGGATAGCTTGCTGATCCTCAGAATAA TTGCCCTCGGATACTGTTTGATCGTGGTGAAGTCCTATTATAGTGAGTTGACTACGGGTCTGGACGTAGATTCCGAGTCCAGCGAAGGAGCCATTGGCAGTGACAACGAATCGAATCCCTAA